In the Bacteroidota bacterium genome, one interval contains:
- a CDS encoding acyltransferase gives MEPEKVQIGIRNVEFGKNVKVVEPSNLYGCKIGDNTFIGPFVEIQKDVEIGNNCKIQSHSFICELVSIGNNCFISHGAMFINDTFTTGKPAGGNKKLWKHTKIGNNVSIGTNATILPVNICNDVVIGAGSVVTKNILEPGIYIGNPARKLTNK, from the coding sequence ATGGAACCAGAGAAAGTACAAATTGGAATAAGAAATGTTGAGTTTGGAAAAAATGTAAAAGTTGTTGAACCAAGTAATTTATATGGCTGCAAAATAGGTGATAATACCTTTATTGGTCCTTTTGTTGAAATACAAAAAGATGTTGAAATAGGTAATAATTGTAAAATTCAATCACATAGTTTTATTTGCGAATTGGTTTCCATTGGTAATAATTGTTTTATTTCTCATGGAGCAATGTTTATAAATGATACTTTCACAACAGGCAAGCCTGCAGGAGGAAATAAAAAACTTTGGAAGCACACAAAAATTGGAAATAATGTTTCAATTGGTACAAATGCAACAATTTTACCTGTTAATATTTGCAACGATGTGGTAATAGGTGCAGGAAGTGTTGTAACAAAAAATATTCTTGAGCCAGGTATTTACATTGGCAATCCTGCAAGAAAACTAACAAATAAATGA
- a CDS encoding glycosyltransferase family 2 protein yields the protein METQELTTPLISIITVVYNGATVLEKTISSVSNLDYPNIEYIIIDGKSTDGTIDLIKKYDNKISQWISETDKGLYDAMNKGLKIASGKYIWFLNAGDTVNSKNSIDILKTKVDADIYYSDTKVVDIKGDEIGMLSELTHNDAPKDLKWQSMKRGMVVCHQSFIVKKNIATFFDINYKFSSDIDWVIKCLKNAEKVIYSNQPFANFLKGGVSKANLKESMKERYSILKKHFGFIPNLTNHFFMALRYLIKGRKSKLNI from the coding sequence ATGGAAACTCAAGAATTGACTACTCCACTAATATCAATAATTACAGTTGTTTACAATGGTGCAACCGTTCTTGAAAAAACGATTAGTAGTGTCTCTAATTTAGATTATCCCAATATTGAATACATAATAATTGATGGAAAATCAACAGATGGAACTATTGATTTAATTAAAAAATATGACAATAAAATATCTCAATGGATAAGCGAAACTGATAAGGGACTTTACGATGCAATGAACAAAGGGTTAAAAATTGCTTCCGGAAAATATATTTGGTTTTTAAATGCAGGAGATACTGTGAACAGCAAAAATTCAATTGATATTTTAAAAACTAAAGTTGATGCAGATATTTATTATAGTGATACAAAAGTAGTTGATATAAAAGGGGATGAGATAGGAATGTTAAGTGAACTTACTCATAATGATGCACCAAAAGACTTAAAATGGCAAAGCATGAAAAGAGGTATGGTTGTTTGCCACCAATCATTTATTGTTAAAAAAAATATAGCTACGTTTTTTGATATTAATTATAAATTTAGTTCTGATATCGATTGGGTTATTAAATGTTTGAAAAATGCCGAGAAAGTAATTTATTCAAATCAGCCTTTTGCAAATTTTCTTAAAGGAGGAGTTTCAAAAGCTAATTTAAAAGAATCAATGAAAGAACGCTATTCTATTTTAAAAAAACATTTCGGTTTTATCCCCAATTTAACAAACCATTTTTTTATGGCATTGAGGTATCTAATTAAAGGAAGAAAAAGCAAACTTAACATTTAA
- a CDS encoding glycosyltransferase has product MTKIKLLKASPFYNVFMDDLYLKNPGLSEKDFQTQYKIIMDSAFWEADFYKKNLERTGRFEVMDVVMNASHLQKQWAKEHNVKYSQSTWIQDILEAQITEFKPDIFFAQDFPLIEAEFKKRIKKKYPFVKLILAWDGIVHKSLSKFAESDVIMTPATFITDYYTKRNINAFTLPFGFEKSILDKIKLNRNKYDTSFVGGVSLFKNAHYSRLKLLNHLSRNTDIELFLSGLSGWKMFLVSAFQTFKQGKIKEFITAMNLQKNNKGSLFGIDMYQALADSKITINSHIDRAGKHAANIRLFEATGTGTCLLTDWKENLSDYFEIDKEVVAYKSPEDCAEKIKWLLKNEDERIKIAKAGQKKTLEKYSFENRMKIFEEKISKYL; this is encoded by the coding sequence ATGACAAAAATTAAACTTTTAAAAGCTAGTCCATTTTACAATGTTTTCATGGATGACTTGTATCTAAAAAATCCAGGATTATCAGAAAAAGACTTCCAAACCCAGTATAAAATTATCATGGATTCCGCATTTTGGGAAGCTGATTTTTATAAAAAAAACCTTGAAAGAACAGGAAGATTTGAAGTAATGGATGTTGTGATGAATGCAAGTCATTTACAAAAACAATGGGCTAAAGAACACAATGTCAAATATTCTCAAAGCACTTGGATTCAGGATATCCTTGAAGCTCAAATTACCGAATTTAAACCTGATATTTTTTTTGCACAAGATTTTCCTCTAATTGAAGCTGAATTTAAAAAAAGAATTAAAAAGAAATATCCATTTGTAAAGTTGATACTTGCATGGGATGGTATCGTGCATAAAAGTTTATCAAAATTTGCTGAAAGTGATGTGATTATGACACCGGCAACTTTTATTACAGATTATTACACTAAAAGAAACATTAATGCCTTTACACTACCATTTGGTTTTGAAAAATCAATTCTGGACAAAATTAAACTAAACAGAAATAAATATGATACTTCATTTGTTGGAGGAGTTAGTTTATTTAAAAACGCACATTATTCAAGATTAAAACTGCTTAATCATTTGTCAAGAAATACAGATATTGAGCTTTTCCTATCAGGACTTTCAGGCTGGAAAATGTTTCTTGTTTCAGCTTTTCAAACATTCAAGCAAGGGAAAATTAAGGAATTTATTACAGCTATGAACTTGCAAAAAAATAACAAAGGATCATTATTTGGGATTGATATGTACCAAGCATTAGCAGATTCAAAAATTACTATTAATTCGCATATTGACCGTGCAGGAAAACACGCTGCAAATATTCGTCTTTTTGAAGCAACAGGAACAGGAACTTGTCTTTTAACAGACTGGAAAGAAAATCTATCGGATTATTTTGAAATAGATAAGGAAGTTGTTGCATACAAATCACCTGAAGATTGTGCTGAAAAAATAAAATGGTTACTTAAGAATGAAGATGAAAGAATAAAAATTGCAAAAGCAGGACAAAAGAAAACCCTTGAAAAATATAGTTTTGAAAATCGAATGAAAATATTTGAAGAAAAAATATCAAAATATTTATAA
- a CDS encoding Gfo/Idh/MocA family oxidoreductase gives MKKINFAIVGCGRISHRHAEHAQKYGNIKAVCDIKKNRANELGKKYSSNIYYDIDELFEKENDIDVVAVCTPNGLHAEHTIKSLKAGNHVLCEKPMAINVHDCGCMIQEAEKANKRLFIVKQNRFNPPIKALKELIDQKKLGKIFNVQLNCFWNRNSEYYSDSDWKGSKELDGGILFTQFSHFIDLLYWMIGDIKEAISYSDNFKHKETIEFEDTGVVILKFFNGVLGTVNYTINSCTKNMEGSITIFAENGTIKIGGQYLNELEYQDINGQEIKDLPQGNPPNNYGKYVGSMSNHDMVYKNINDVLKNGGVISTNGFEGLKTVEIIDKIYSSARKNS, from the coding sequence ATGAAAAAAATAAATTTTGCAATAGTTGGCTGTGGAAGAATCAGCCATCGACATGCAGAACATGCTCAAAAATATGGTAATATCAAGGCAGTTTGTGACATAAAAAAAAATAGAGCAAATGAGCTGGGTAAAAAATATTCTTCAAATATTTATTATGACATTGATGAACTTTTTGAAAAAGAAAACGATATTGATGTCGTAGCTGTATGCACACCAAATGGCTTACATGCAGAACATACAATAAAATCACTAAAGGCAGGAAATCATGTTTTATGTGAAAAACCAATGGCTATAAATGTTCATGATTGTGGTTGCATGATTCAGGAAGCCGAAAAAGCTAACAAAAGATTGTTTATCGTTAAACAAAATCGTTTTAACCCACCAATAAAAGCGTTAAAAGAACTTATTGATCAAAAAAAGTTAGGCAAAATCTTCAATGTTCAACTAAATTGTTTTTGGAATAGAAATTCTGAATATTATTCAGATTCTGATTGGAAAGGTTCAAAAGAACTTGATGGTGGTATTTTATTCACACAATTCAGCCATTTTATTGATCTTTTATATTGGATGATAGGTGATATTAAAGAAGCTATTTCATATTCGGATAATTTTAAACACAAAGAAACTATTGAATTTGAAGATACTGGAGTTGTAATCTTAAAATTTTTTAATGGTGTTTTAGGAACAGTGAATTATACTATAAATAGCTGTACAAAAAACATGGAAGGTTCTATAACAATATTTGCAGAAAATGGAACAATCAAAATTGGAGGGCAGTATCTTAACGAATTAGAATATCAGGACATTAATGGGCAAGAAATTAAAGACCTACCGCAAGGAAATCCGCCAAATAATTATGGAAAATACGTTGGCTCAATGTCAAATCATGATATGGTTTATAAAAACATTAATGATGTATTAAAAAATGGTGGAGTTATTTCAACAAATGGTTTTGAGGGATTAAAAACTGTGGAAATAATTGATAAGATTTATTCAAGTGCAAGAAAAAACAGCTAA
- a CDS encoding DegT/DnrJ/EryC1/StrS family aminotransferase has protein sequence MKIKFLDLKAQYQSIKREIDKAIQNVIEDTAFVKGKYVEEFETNFAKAIGIKHCVGVGNGTDAITIALKSLGIEKNDEVITAANSFVATSEAITNAGAKVSFVDCQPDTYTIDTSKIEEKITTDTKAIIPVHLYGQPAEMDEILTIAKKHNLFVIEDCAQAHLAEYKGKRVGSFGNISTFSFYPGKNLGAYGDAGAIVTNNDKLEEKARMFANHGRIAKYDHEFEGYNSRMDGIQGAVLNVKLKYLEQWTNARRKVVSQYNELLKENKNIITPFEAEYKKAVYHLYVIRTTKRDELQSFLKENDIASGIHYPIALPNLTAYKYLNYSQNDFPIATKYQNEILSLPVYPEMTNEMIEYIVKTINKFYS, from the coding sequence ATGAAAATAAAATTTTTAGATTTAAAAGCACAATATCAATCAATAAAACGTGAAATTGATAAAGCAATTCAAAATGTAATTGAAGATACAGCATTTGTAAAAGGCAAATATGTTGAAGAATTTGAAACAAACTTTGCTAAAGCAATTGGCATAAAACACTGTGTTGGTGTTGGCAACGGAACAGATGCAATTACAATAGCATTAAAATCATTGGGAATTGAAAAAAATGACGAAGTAATAACTGCTGCAAATTCCTTTGTTGCAACATCGGAAGCTATAACAAATGCCGGAGCAAAAGTAAGTTTTGTTGATTGCCAACCTGATACTTACACAATTGACACATCAAAAATTGAAGAAAAAATAACAACTGATACAAAAGCAATTATTCCTGTTCATTTATATGGTCAACCTGCCGAAATGGATGAAATATTAACAATAGCAAAAAAACATAATTTATTTGTTATTGAGGATTGTGCACAAGCACATCTTGCTGAATATAAAGGCAAAAGAGTTGGCTCTTTTGGCAATATTTCAACATTTAGTTTCTATCCCGGAAAAAATCTTGGAGCCTACGGAGATGCAGGAGCAATTGTAACTAATAATGATAAATTGGAAGAAAAAGCAAGAATGTTTGCAAATCATGGACGTATTGCAAAATATGATCATGAGTTTGAAGGATACAATAGCCGCATGGATGGAATTCAAGGAGCAGTTCTAAATGTGAAACTAAAATATTTGGAGCAATGGACTAATGCAAGAAGAAAAGTAGTTAGTCAATACAATGAATTATTAAAAGAAAACAAAAACATAATTACACCTTTTGAAGCTGAATACAAAAAAGCCGTTTATCATCTTTACGTGATTAGAACAACAAAACGTGATGAATTACAATCGTTTTTAAAGGAAAATGATATTGCCTCAGGTATTCATTACCCTATAGCTTTACCCAATTTAACTGCATATAAATATCTAAATTATTCTCAAAACGATTT